Within the Setaria viridis chromosome 3, Setaria_viridis_v4.0, whole genome shotgun sequence genome, the region TTCCAACCGTTGTCACTTCTATAGCCACTATCTTTATACTCATGCAGAATTTCAACAAGTGATTTCTCAAGAGTTGGGTTCCAGTCCGCTCTTTGTTTTCCTACATAAAAAATGGTCAAGCATTAGTAATAGAAATTTCATAGCATCAATAATATAAAATTAACAAGAAAGCATGAAGAAACATTAAACACCGTACCTCGTGGTGAACCTCCATTCCTTTTTGCCCCACTGCATTTAGGAGAAGGCTTCATTTTTGTAGCACTTGTTGTAGGCACGAACCTACTCAACTTTGGCGACCCCCTTGCAATCACATTGAGCTTTGGGGAGCCTTTTCCAACCATcgcttttcaaagaaaaaacttattCAGCAAAGTGTTTGCTGAATAAGTTTTTCCAGCACTAAACTTATTTAGCAAATGACAGGTCAGGTGTTTGCTGCACTAAACATTCCCTAAGCAGCAAAGTGGATGTGAGTTTGGCATGTCATTGTTATGTATAAAGGGAAAGCACCTGACAAAATAGCACAAAGCTACAATAACGACTATAATCTTTGCTTCAAGAGCAATTTGATTGACAAAGCAAGCATATTGTTCCTAGAAGTTTTTTTAAGACACTATACTCACTTATACTGAACCTGCAGAATCTAACAGACATGCAGAAGCTGTCTCTCTGCATTGGTCCTACTACCAACTGTTCAAACACATCAATTACCTGATAGCAAAGAAACTCATATAGGATGTTGTAGGCTGCACTTGCAGGCTTGCAACTACTGGCCTTTACTATAACAATCCAAGATCATGTGAAGTGTGCAGCTGGGCTATTCATTTCAGGGTAGGCTAATGGCGACATCATCTTCAGTTTTCTTTTTAGTTTTACTTCAGACAGCAATGTGGCATAACTGAAAGGCGCACGACACTGCAACCACTGATTAATCAAGATAACCCAGCTCTTAGTTTACTCATTATGAATCACATCCAATGTGGCACTTATCTGTCGCAAGGCGTGCAACATTTTTCTCTCACTATCCACACAACATACAACCAAATTTCTATAGTTTTGTGATTAACATGATACATCATGTGAGAAAATGTACAAGTGATCTTGCATGCCTGATTTCCTCACAAATTCTAGAAAAAAGAGCTGCTGTGTGACCGTGTCAGAACTAAATGGGCACATTTAGATGGAGCAGCCACTGAAACTGAAACTGTAGATGGCACTCCATGTGTCCCTGCAGATCTACCTGATCCTTTTTCACCTCAACTAATACTATCAAACAAGAACCACATCAAACAAGAAATGCTACCAAGTTTCAGTTAGCTGGGATCTCACTGGATCACA harbors:
- the LOC117847160 gene encoding uncharacterized protein, whose product is MVGKGSPKLNVIARGSPKLSRFVPTTSATKMKPSPKCSGAKRNGGSPRGKQRADWNPTLEKSLVEILHEYKDSGYRSDNGWNTEGWNKMVKEFHLRNKSISYTKAQIQDKECQLKRDYKMLKAARMQSGSKWNEQRNMVEGSTAMWENLMVVS